The following proteins come from a genomic window of Thermoplasmata archaeon:
- the prf1 gene encoding peptide chain release factor aRF-1 — protein MAELSEMEKYKFRRALEEIEQAQGRGTELVSVFIPPNRPVFDVTNYLRGEISQSSNIKSASTRKHVQQAIESCVSRIKGYRMPPPNGLVVFAGHKQIGADQTQMVTFVLEPPEPVQSFLYRCDSKFFTEPLHEMLAEKDVYGLVVIDRSEATVGVLRGKRIEVLKNMQSLVPSKHRMGGQSARRFERLIEIAAHEWYEKVAGVMEDAFLNHPDLKGIIIGGPGYTKEYFATQDYVHHELRKKILEPFLDTGYTDEYGLRELVEKARGILSNLDLMREKTLVQKLLDEIRKEEGGLAAYGEDQVRHALRLGAVDTLLISEGIRKLRLKLKCVNGDWTGEKTVADEAILPKCPQDGGSLTVLEKEDIIEEFNGLAGQSGTKVELISKDSEEGELFLRAFGGIAAILRYRVT, from the coding sequence ATGGCCGAACTCTCCGAGATGGAGAAGTACAAGTTCCGTCGCGCCCTCGAGGAAATTGAGCAGGCGCAGGGCCGCGGGACGGAGCTCGTGAGCGTCTTCATCCCGCCGAACCGGCCCGTGTTCGACGTCACGAACTACCTCCGTGGGGAGATCTCCCAATCCTCGAACATCAAGAGCGCGAGCACCCGGAAGCACGTGCAGCAGGCCATCGAGTCCTGCGTCTCCCGGATCAAGGGGTACCGCATGCCGCCCCCGAACGGCCTCGTGGTCTTCGCGGGCCACAAGCAAATCGGGGCGGACCAGACCCAGATGGTCACGTTCGTCCTGGAGCCACCCGAGCCCGTGCAGTCGTTCCTCTACCGTTGCGACTCCAAGTTCTTCACGGAGCCGCTCCACGAGATGCTCGCGGAGAAGGACGTCTACGGGCTCGTGGTCATCGACCGCTCCGAGGCGACGGTCGGCGTGCTCCGGGGTAAGCGGATCGAGGTCCTGAAGAACATGCAGTCCCTCGTGCCCTCGAAGCACCGGATGGGCGGCCAAAGCGCCCGCCGGTTCGAGCGACTCATTGAGATCGCCGCGCACGAGTGGTACGAGAAGGTCGCGGGCGTCATGGAGGACGCGTTCCTGAACCATCCGGACCTCAAGGGGATCATCATTGGCGGACCGGGCTACACGAAGGAGTATTTCGCGACCCAGGACTACGTCCACCATGAGCTCCGGAAGAAGATCCTGGAACCCTTCCTGGACACGGGGTACACGGACGAGTACGGGCTGCGAGAGCTCGTCGAGAAGGCCCGAGGCATCCTCTCCAACCTCGATCTCATGCGCGAGAAGACCCTCGTCCAGAAGCTCCTGGACGAGATCCGGAAGGAGGAGGGAGGCCTCGCGGCGTACGGCGAGGACCAGGTTCGCCACGCCCTCCGGCTGGGCGCGGTGGACACCCTTCTCATTTCCGAGGGCATCCGAAAACTCCGACTCAAGCTCAAATGCGTGAACGGCGACTGGACGGGGGAGAAGACCGTGGCCGACGAAGCGATCCTACCCAAGTGCCCCCAGGACGGAGGCAGCCTGACGGTCCTCGAGAAGGAGGACATCATCGAGGAGTTCAACGGCCTCGCCGGGCAGTCCGGCACCAAGGTGGAGCTCATCTCGAAAGATTCCGAGGAAGGGGAACTCTTCCTCCGTGCGTTCGGTGGGATCGCCGCCATCCTCCGCTACCGGGTGACGTGA
- a CDS encoding glycosyltransferase, whose translation MKIALFTDSYLPTVDGVVTSVLTTRRQLEADGHEVVVFAPEDPRRRVRRDRNTIFVRAHELRHYPGYRVAMFPGREVDLVKELGVDVIHIHGIGTVGIKGLWASWQARIPSVQTFHTMIQDTLPFYSPFGINLHVLERGRRLYLRVFLRKSTGVVVPSRAILDEILELSPEAPITDVIPTGVDPDRFSPAVSGQSVRTKWDLNDSEVILHVGRVAPEKNLATLIRAFPRIREAKPDAKLLVVGSGPYLERYYDLVRHMDLAGDVIFTGFVPDADLPRYYAAADCFAIASKFETQGLVILEALAAGRPVAGANFRAIPEFVHEGQNGHLFDPNDAAGCANAVLQCLDHRDAMRSTARESALPYSVANCTRRLEHVYERLLTA comes from the coding sequence ATGAAGATCGCCCTGTTCACCGACAGCTACCTGCCCACGGTGGACGGAGTCGTGACCTCCGTGCTGACGACGCGGCGGCAGCTCGAGGCGGACGGCCACGAGGTCGTCGTGTTCGCGCCCGAGGATCCGAGGCGGCGCGTGCGGCGGGATCGGAACACGATCTTCGTGCGCGCCCATGAGCTCCGGCACTACCCGGGGTACCGCGTCGCCATGTTCCCGGGCCGCGAGGTCGACCTCGTCAAGGAACTCGGCGTGGATGTGATCCACATCCACGGGATCGGCACGGTCGGCATCAAGGGACTGTGGGCCTCCTGGCAGGCGAGGATCCCGAGCGTCCAGACGTTCCACACGATGATCCAGGACACCTTGCCGTTCTACTCGCCCTTCGGCATCAATCTCCACGTCCTCGAGCGCGGGCGCCGCCTGTACCTGCGCGTCTTCCTGCGGAAGTCCACGGGCGTCGTCGTGCCGAGCCGGGCCATCCTCGACGAAATCCTGGAGCTCTCGCCCGAAGCGCCTATCACGGATGTGATCCCGACGGGCGTGGATCCGGACCGTTTCTCCCCGGCGGTCTCTGGCCAGAGCGTGCGGACGAAGTGGGACCTGAACGACAGCGAGGTGATCCTCCACGTGGGTCGCGTGGCACCGGAGAAGAATCTCGCCACCCTGATCCGGGCCTTCCCGCGGATCCGGGAAGCGAAGCCGGACGCGAAGCTCCTCGTCGTGGGCTCGGGACCCTACCTCGAGCGGTACTACGACCTCGTCCGGCACATGGACCTCGCGGGCGACGTGATCTTCACGGGATTCGTGCCGGATGCGGACCTGCCCAGGTACTACGCGGCCGCGGACTGCTTCGCGATCGCCTCCAAGTTCGAGACCCAGGGTCTCGTGATCCTCGAGGCCCTCGCGGCCGGCCGCCCCGTCGCGGGGGCCAACTTCCGGGCAATCCCCGAGTTCGTCCACGAGGGCCAGAACGGCCACCTGTTCGACCCGAACGATGCGGCGGGCTGCGCGAACGCGGTCCTTCAGTGCCTCGACCACCGCGACGCGATGCGCTCCACGGCCCGGGAGAGCGCCCTCCCCTACTCCGTGGCGAACTGCACGCGGCGGCTCGAGCACGTGTACGAGCGTCTGCTCACGGCGTGA
- a CDS encoding glycosyltransferase has product MKVSVIVPTYQEARGIESFLAQFDRQTLARSEFEVIVVDGDSADGTREIAARHADRVLVQTSPGIGGARNDGVRIARADVIATTDADCRLPRDWLEHIVEDFQEPAVVAVCGPDGPFDGGRKARFIYFFVRGIIRLAALAGLYGTGGTNSAFRKDAFLAIGGYRNLPHSDDVDVGIRIRARGRIVYDPRLYVELSVRRLEKNGYLRTLFLWLQGDLKLLAGKPLEPKEYARQEY; this is encoded by the coding sequence GTGAAGGTCTCCGTGATCGTCCCGACCTACCAGGAGGCGCGGGGGATCGAGTCGTTCCTCGCCCAGTTCGACCGCCAGACCCTGGCCCGTTCCGAGTTCGAGGTCATCGTCGTGGACGGGGACAGCGCGGACGGGACCCGGGAGATTGCCGCACGCCATGCGGACCGCGTACTCGTGCAAACCTCGCCGGGAATCGGCGGCGCACGGAACGATGGGGTGCGGATTGCACGCGCCGACGTGATCGCGACCACGGACGCGGACTGCCGTTTGCCCCGCGACTGGCTCGAGCACATCGTGGAGGACTTCCAGGAGCCCGCGGTCGTCGCGGTCTGCGGACCCGACGGTCCGTTTGACGGCGGACGGAAGGCACGGTTCATCTACTTCTTCGTCCGAGGCATCATCCGCCTTGCTGCCCTCGCCGGCCTCTACGGCACGGGGGGCACGAACTCCGCTTTCCGAAAGGACGCGTTCCTGGCGATCGGAGGCTATCGGAACCTGCCCCACTCGGACGACGTGGATGTGGGCATCCGGATCCGGGCCCGCGGGCGCATCGTCTACGATCCCCGGCTCTATGTGGAGCTGAGCGTGCGCCGCCTGGAGAAGAACGGCTACCTGCGGACCCTCTTCCTGTGGCTTCAGGGCGACCTCAAGCTCTTGGCGGGAAAGCCCCTGGAGCCCAAGGAGTACGCGCGCCAGGAGTACTAG
- the thpR gene encoding RNA 2',3'-cyclic phosphodiesterase: MPFRAFISADLPPLPSIASFLEELRGASRDLKLVSADHLHLTLKFLGDTEDGLVPEIVSAMREASEGIPPLTVTVRGTGAFPNLSRPRVVWIGLEGAESLARIARALEENLRALGFVPESRAWSPHVTLARVRIPRGLDRVRDLLERRQDETFAQVRIEDIRLKKSVLQPQGPEYTTVESVRLSD, translated from the coding sequence ATGCCCTTCCGCGCGTTCATTTCCGCGGACCTGCCGCCGCTCCCGAGCATCGCCTCCTTCCTCGAGGAGCTCCGAGGCGCCAGCCGAGACCTGAAGCTCGTCTCCGCGGACCACCTCCACCTGACCCTGAAGTTCCTGGGAGACACCGAGGATGGCCTGGTGCCGGAGATCGTCTCGGCCATGCGCGAGGCCTCGGAGGGCATCCCGCCGCTCACGGTCACCGTCCGCGGCACGGGAGCGTTCCCGAATCTGAGCCGGCCCCGGGTGGTCTGGATCGGCCTGGAGGGAGCGGAGTCTCTCGCACGGATCGCGCGCGCGCTGGAGGAGAACCTGCGAGCCCTGGGCTTCGTCCCGGAATCGCGGGCCTGGTCGCCCCACGTGACGCTCGCCCGGGTCCGCATCCCCCGGGGACTGGACCGCGTGCGGGACCTCCTTGAACGCCGCCAGGACGAGACGTTTGCCCAGGTGCGCATCGAGGACATCCGCCTCAAGAAGAGCGTCCTGCAGCCGCAGGGACCCGAGTATACCACGGTCGAGTCAGTCCGTCTCTCTGACTGA
- the thiD gene encoding bifunctional hydroxymethylpyrimidine kinase/phosphomethylpyrimidine kinase has product MRTALTIAGSDSGGGAGIQADLKSFAAVGVHGTSVLTCVTAQNTRAVTSIFPLPAPEIRAQLRAVLDDFEVRGAKTGMLYSAEIVGAVADELRHTDFPLVVDPVMVATVGARLEQDDFKDALVTRLLPQAQLLTPNRREAERIAGFPIRDLEDMEKAARALRSLGPHAVLVKGGHVAGELVDVLFDGTRMRRLRSFRYPKELHGAGCTLAASVAAYLAQGESLVQAVESARRRVASGFLESYRAGHGVEIINSQVRPHRYEVWLAVTRSAAALSTAVPARLRPRGGLEMTYALPGAMSAGDFCVWRERDGPAGFGAPLETASALLAVLHVNPTLRASARFKYPPKNAKPLPSDRVVVATLARGRSRGGDRDEGWMERAIVEAGTAPDVLVDARNGGSGTTMRVLGENPERVVTKVRRLLRGGGR; this is encoded by the coding sequence ATGAGGACGGCCCTGACGATCGCGGGCAGTGACTCGGGCGGCGGAGCGGGCATCCAGGCCGACCTGAAGTCCTTCGCCGCCGTGGGCGTCCACGGGACGTCCGTCCTCACGTGCGTCACGGCCCAGAACACCCGGGCCGTGACCTCGATCTTCCCCCTGCCCGCCCCGGAGATCCGCGCCCAGCTCCGCGCGGTCCTCGACGACTTCGAGGTGCGCGGCGCGAAGACGGGCATGCTCTACTCCGCGGAGATTGTGGGGGCCGTCGCGGACGAGCTGCGCCACACGGATTTCCCGCTCGTCGTGGACCCCGTCATGGTGGCCACCGTGGGCGCGCGCCTCGAGCAGGACGATTTCAAGGACGCCCTCGTCACGCGGCTGCTCCCTCAGGCGCAACTGCTCACGCCGAACCGCCGCGAGGCGGAACGGATCGCGGGCTTCCCGATTCGTGACCTGGAGGACATGGAGAAGGCGGCGAGGGCGCTTCGGAGCCTGGGGCCCCACGCGGTCCTCGTGAAGGGAGGCCACGTGGCGGGCGAACTCGTGGATGTCCTCTTCGACGGCACACGGATGCGCCGCCTCCGGAGCTTCCGGTATCCCAAGGAGCTGCACGGGGCGGGCTGTACCCTGGCGGCCTCCGTGGCCGCGTACCTGGCCCAAGGCGAGAGCCTCGTGCAGGCCGTGGAATCCGCTCGGCGGCGTGTGGCGTCAGGCTTCCTGGAGTCGTACCGCGCGGGCCACGGTGTCGAGATCATCAACTCCCAGGTCCGACCCCATCGCTACGAGGTGTGGTTGGCCGTCACCAGGAGTGCGGCGGCGTTGTCAACCGCCGTCCCTGCCCGCCTGCGGCCGCGCGGGGGCCTCGAGATGACCTACGCCCTCCCGGGTGCGATGTCCGCGGGAGACTTCTGCGTATGGAGGGAGCGGGACGGGCCCGCCGGCTTCGGCGCGCCTCTCGAGACCGCGTCGGCCCTCCTGGCAGTCCTCCATGTCAACCCGACCCTCCGGGCCTCGGCAAGGTTCAAGTACCCGCCCAAAAATGCCAAACCCCTCCCATCCGACCGCGTCGTGGTCGCGACGTTGGCCCGCGGGCGAAGCCGCGGGGGCGACCGGGACGAGGGCTGGATGGAGCGAGCAATCGTGGAGGCGGGGACGGCGCCGGACGTCCTCGTGGACGCGAGGAACGGAGGCAGTGGGACGACGATGCGAGTCCTCGGCGAGAATCCCGAGCGTGTCGTGACCAAGGTCCGGAGACTGCTCCGCGGGGGCGGCCGATGA
- a CDS encoding FAD-dependent oxidoreductase, with the protein MIGILGGGLSGLVLASRVRDAEVLEAEERPGGLCRSLTADGFTFDPHGSHILFSRNPEAMAFYEDLLRGNVCRRRRNTKVFYRGRYVKYPFENGLAELPVEDNLACLLGYVQAYVGRAMDATPKPTNFREWMYYRFGKGITEAYLLPYNEKIWKTPAAEMGIEWVEGRVPDPPLEDILKSSLGIPTEGYTHQLNFLYPREGGVESLVRGLLPKVPRVRTGFRVTSIRRTGKGWAVSDGHEVREYDRLVATIPIPELVAALDAAPAEVRAAGRALVHRSLVTVMVGLSRPELNDFSWVYFPTPEDGKFNRISFPSNFSDRVAPAGTSSAMAEITCDAGDTVWSSPDEALIEHVVERADHLGVFRRSEVTLSRVARTRYAYVVFDLAHRRNLDVVEAYARKAGLHLLGRFGQFEYINTDQVILRALKLAGELEAAA; encoded by the coding sequence GTGATCGGGATCCTCGGGGGAGGCCTCTCGGGACTCGTCCTCGCCTCCCGGGTCCGGGACGCGGAGGTCCTGGAAGCCGAGGAACGTCCGGGCGGGCTCTGCCGCAGCCTGACCGCGGACGGGTTCACGTTCGACCCGCACGGGTCCCACATCCTGTTCTCCCGGAACCCGGAGGCCATGGCGTTCTACGAGGACCTGCTCCGAGGGAACGTGTGCCGGCGGCGGAGGAACACGAAGGTCTTCTACCGGGGCCGGTACGTGAAGTACCCCTTCGAGAACGGACTCGCCGAGCTGCCCGTGGAAGACAACCTCGCGTGCCTCCTAGGCTACGTCCAGGCGTACGTGGGCCGGGCGATGGACGCGACGCCGAAGCCCACGAATTTCCGGGAGTGGATGTACTACCGCTTTGGGAAAGGGATCACGGAGGCCTACCTGCTCCCTTACAACGAGAAGATCTGGAAGACGCCCGCCGCGGAGATGGGGATCGAGTGGGTCGAGGGACGCGTGCCCGATCCTCCGCTGGAGGACATCCTCAAGTCGAGCCTGGGCATCCCGACCGAGGGGTACACGCACCAGCTCAACTTCCTGTATCCCCGCGAGGGCGGCGTGGAGAGCCTGGTCCGCGGCCTCCTTCCGAAGGTCCCCCGGGTGCGCACCGGCTTCCGGGTGACGTCGATCCGCCGAACGGGGAAGGGGTGGGCCGTGAGCGACGGCCACGAGGTCCGCGAGTACGACCGCCTCGTCGCCACGATCCCCATTCCCGAGCTCGTCGCCGCGCTCGATGCCGCCCCGGCGGAGGTCCGGGCCGCGGGGCGCGCCCTCGTCCATCGCTCCCTGGTCACGGTCATGGTCGGCCTGAGCCGGCCCGAGCTGAACGACTTCAGCTGGGTCTACTTCCCCACGCCCGAGGATGGGAAGTTCAACCGGATCTCCTTCCCGAGCAACTTCTCGGACCGGGTCGCTCCGGCCGGGACGAGCTCTGCGATGGCCGAGATCACGTGCGACGCCGGCGACACCGTGTGGTCCTCCCCGGACGAGGCGCTGATTGAGCACGTGGTCGAGAGGGCGGATCATCTCGGGGTGTTCCGACGATCGGAAGTCACGCTGTCCCGCGTCGCGCGCACCCGCTACGCCTACGTCGTGTTCGACCTCGCCCATCGTCGGAACCTGGACGTCGTCGAGGCGTACGCGAGGAAGGCCGGCCTCCATCTCCTGGGACGCTTCGGCCAGTTTGAGTACATCAACACGGACCAGGTGATCCTGCGCGCGCTCAAGCTCGCGGGCGAGCTGGAGGCCGCCGCGTGA
- the argS gene encoding arginine--tRNA ligase: MGHDPWTELRERAEGVRATIEATLRVRAHAELAEAPEDKGLFSLAVFPYSKETRQPPAEVARRAASVPVPAPFAPLQAVGGYVNFVPDPPAFAALVMGSAASAGPAYGSSPPVPTRVLLEHTSTNPTGPLHVGRARNPIYGDALARLLRMAGFPVSREYLVNDMGRQMVVQYWGTKHLRPDEVGPPDLDKPDYRFIKYYQKATEIFERDPQAKADVAAMIQRFEQGDAGLVREVRKVGEEVLAGILQSLKRLGVGFDSFFWESDLILDGRVQQVMERLMPLSREEDGAHYLDLSSFGLEGDAAKYFFVRKDGTSLYTTRDIAYHLDKMGRCDLAINVLGEDQKLTFQRLKAAFRLMRIDWAPETIFYAFVSLPEGKMSTRKGVVVNLDDLIDEAVARAYAEVSKRREDLPELRKREIAEFVGVGAVRYNLVRVQAEKRIVFKWEEALNFEGNSAPFLQYAHARACSILEKAGSWTKGDARLLVHPQEQLLLRRIARFPSAVRDAAISRRVHTVATFAADIAGQFNQFYRDCPVLTAETPALRAARLDLVAAFRVVLQNALQSLGLVAPKEM, encoded by the coding sequence ATGGGCCACGATCCGTGGACCGAACTCCGAGAGCGGGCCGAGGGGGTCCGCGCCACCATCGAAGCGACGCTCCGCGTGCGGGCTCACGCCGAGCTCGCCGAGGCGCCGGAGGACAAGGGCCTGTTCTCCCTGGCCGTGTTCCCGTACTCGAAAGAGACTCGGCAGCCGCCGGCGGAGGTCGCGCGACGGGCCGCCAGCGTCCCGGTCCCGGCGCCGTTCGCTCCGCTGCAGGCCGTCGGCGGATACGTGAACTTCGTCCCCGATCCCCCGGCGTTCGCGGCACTCGTGATGGGTTCCGCGGCCTCGGCCGGCCCCGCCTACGGTTCGTCGCCGCCGGTCCCAACCCGAGTCCTCCTCGAGCACACGAGCACGAACCCCACCGGGCCGCTCCACGTGGGCCGCGCCCGCAATCCGATCTACGGGGACGCCCTGGCGCGCCTCCTTAGGATGGCGGGCTTCCCGGTCTCGCGCGAGTACCTGGTGAACGACATGGGCCGGCAGATGGTCGTCCAGTACTGGGGGACGAAGCACCTGCGGCCGGATGAGGTCGGACCCCCGGACCTCGACAAGCCGGACTATCGGTTCATCAAGTACTACCAGAAGGCCACGGAGATCTTCGAACGGGACCCGCAGGCCAAGGCGGACGTCGCGGCGATGATTCAGCGCTTCGAGCAGGGTGATGCGGGTCTCGTGCGCGAGGTCCGGAAGGTCGGCGAGGAAGTCCTCGCGGGGATCCTGCAGTCCCTGAAGCGGCTCGGAGTCGGGTTCGACTCGTTCTTCTGGGAGAGCGACCTGATCCTGGACGGCCGCGTCCAGCAGGTCATGGAGCGGCTCATGCCCCTGAGCCGCGAGGAGGACGGCGCGCACTACCTCGATCTCTCCTCGTTCGGGCTCGAAGGCGACGCGGCGAAGTACTTCTTCGTCCGGAAGGACGGCACCTCCCTGTACACGACGCGGGACATCGCGTACCACCTAGACAAGATGGGGCGATGCGACCTCGCAATCAACGTCCTCGGGGAGGACCAGAAGCTCACGTTCCAGCGGCTCAAGGCCGCGTTCCGTCTCATGAGGATCGACTGGGCGCCCGAGACGATTTTCTACGCGTTCGTGAGCCTCCCCGAGGGGAAGATGTCTACCCGGAAGGGCGTCGTCGTGAACCTGGACGACCTGATCGACGAGGCCGTGGCCCGCGCGTATGCGGAGGTGTCCAAGCGCCGGGAGGATCTCCCCGAGCTCCGCAAGCGGGAGATCGCCGAATTCGTGGGCGTCGGGGCGGTGCGATACAACCTGGTCCGCGTGCAGGCGGAAAAGCGAATCGTGTTCAAATGGGAGGAGGCGCTTAACTTCGAAGGCAACTCGGCGCCGTTCCTCCAGTACGCGCACGCCAGGGCGTGCAGCATCCTGGAGAAGGCAGGATCCTGGACGAAGGGCGACGCGCGTCTGCTCGTGCATCCCCAGGAGCAGCTCCTGCTGCGACGCATCGCCCGATTCCCGTCGGCGGTGCGGGACGCGGCGATCAGCCGCCGGGTCCACACGGTCGCCACATTCGCCGCGGACATCGCGGGCCAGTTCAACCAGTTCTACCGGGATTGTCCCGTCCTCACGGCGGAGACGCCCGCCCTTCGGGCTGCGCGGCTGGATCTCGTGGCCGCGTTCCGGGTGGTCCTCCAGAACGCCCTCCAGAGCCTCGGCCTCGTCGCCCCGAAGGAAATGTAG
- the pyrH gene encoding UMP kinase, which produces MEKVVVSLGGSVLVPGEDDAHYLAELARLLRAVSRQVRLFAVTGGGRVARYYIETGRALRVPERRLDELGIGITRMNARLLGAALKGRANREPARSYAEAARLARRYPIVLMAGTRPGHTTDRVSASLARAVRASRIVNATSVAGVYTADPRTHADARLLEHVGFEELVRLAGEGHRAAGPSMVFDPVAARVLARDRIPLSVVRGRDLDALEAAILGRPFRGTLVSD; this is translated from the coding sequence ATGGAGAAGGTCGTCGTGTCTTTGGGCGGCTCCGTCCTCGTCCCCGGCGAGGACGACGCGCATTACCTCGCGGAGCTGGCCCGACTCCTCCGCGCGGTGTCCCGCCAGGTGCGACTCTTCGCGGTCACGGGCGGTGGGCGCGTTGCCCGCTACTACATCGAGACGGGGCGCGCGCTCCGCGTCCCGGAACGGCGCCTTGACGAGCTGGGCATCGGCATCACGCGCATGAACGCGCGCCTCCTCGGAGCCGCCCTGAAGGGACGCGCGAACCGCGAGCCCGCGCGCTCCTATGCGGAAGCCGCGCGCCTCGCGCGGCGTTACCCGATCGTCCTCATGGCGGGCACCCGACCGGGCCACACGACGGATCGGGTCAGCGCCTCCCTGGCCCGCGCGGTCCGGGCGAGCCGCATCGTGAACGCCACCTCCGTAGCCGGCGTGTACACCGCGGATCCTCGCACGCACGCCGACGCCCGACTCCTCGAGCACGTCGGGTTCGAGGAACTCGTACGCCTAGCCGGCGAAGGCCATCGGGCCGCAGGGCCCAGCATGGTGTTCGACCCGGTCGCGGCGCGCGTCCTCGCGCGAGACCGAATCCCGCTGAGCGTGGTCCGGGGACGCGATCTCGACGCCCTGGAGGCCGCAATTCTAGGTCGACCGTTCCGCGGCACCCTGGTCTCGGACTGA
- a CDS encoding PKD domain-containing protein, translating into SATYRLKSTAWIKYGQPKDYLNLTLIPSTNTTVFHNETYVVKLPVDYEMVSNTILPSPSAIATVGYTDITIYPGLTGQAIRMVLERSLVGIARAKVTGPSGKFYVVNSTYQHYQAYVANNMNITFSAAETSNPPSNDSTRDNFTWRFLGNVSVPNPPNNVRYGITPTFAFPQAGPYIANLTAIGSGGNVTYRNIDIWVDGVAPTANFKTNVTGTGSAVGANLHVNEGTVIRFDGGLSTDLAYPGKTGVILNSGYAWDFHGGNITDATGRVVNWTFSKPGKFLVNLTLTDSVGNKGANVSLTITVNDTQPPVPGFTILDPTNDYAPVSTLVEMRNYTFNASKTTDDYDKVSAINFTWTIPGPLIGDTRTTRQMWGENITFGWSQWNLSYPVKLVARDTGFGSGKPNNGTLTQNVSVQIDHALHPYLTIVQSSVKIDNANPQSGQTVTITLNVTNTAGWGTASHVTVRVSESSGTSSTDLSPTWSMADKNGTALSSIAPGGTAVFKVSVSVIGQGNKTLTITVSDQNMPYTLKGNTATVSIIVQQPAWVNYAIIGSVVAVFAVVIFAMYYRRKVKAGDWQPRFRRAKGGKDEGGKERPRKEREAKEEKKRL; encoded by the coding sequence CTCGGCGACCTACCGCCTCAAGTCGACCGCGTGGATCAAGTACGGCCAGCCGAAGGACTACCTGAACCTGACCCTGATTCCAAGCACGAACACGACGGTCTTCCACAACGAGACGTACGTGGTCAAGCTGCCCGTGGACTATGAGATGGTGTCGAACACGATCCTGCCGAGCCCGTCGGCCATCGCGACCGTGGGCTACACGGACATCACGATCTATCCTGGGCTCACGGGCCAGGCCATCCGGATGGTCCTCGAGCGGTCCCTCGTGGGGATCGCCCGGGCCAAGGTGACGGGTCCGAGCGGGAAGTTCTACGTGGTGAACTCGACGTACCAGCACTACCAGGCGTACGTCGCGAACAACATGAACATCACGTTCAGCGCGGCGGAGACCTCAAACCCGCCCTCGAACGACTCGACCCGCGACAACTTCACGTGGCGCTTCCTGGGCAACGTGAGCGTCCCGAATCCCCCGAACAACGTGCGTTACGGGATCACGCCCACGTTCGCGTTCCCCCAGGCGGGACCGTACATCGCCAACCTGACCGCGATCGGGTCGGGCGGCAACGTGACCTACCGGAACATCGACATCTGGGTCGACGGCGTGGCTCCCACCGCGAATTTCAAGACGAACGTCACGGGGACCGGTTCTGCGGTCGGCGCGAACCTCCACGTGAACGAAGGCACCGTGATCCGGTTCGACGGTGGCCTCTCCACGGACCTTGCGTACCCCGGCAAGACGGGCGTCATCCTGAACTCGGGCTATGCGTGGGACTTCCACGGAGGCAACATCACGGACGCCACGGGACGGGTCGTCAACTGGACGTTCAGCAAGCCCGGGAAGTTCCTCGTGAACCTCACGCTCACGGACAGCGTCGGGAACAAGGGAGCGAACGTCTCCCTGACAATCACCGTGAACGACACGCAGCCGCCCGTGCCCGGGTTCACGATCCTGGACCCGACCAACGACTACGCACCCGTGTCCACCCTGGTCGAGATGCGGAACTACACGTTCAACGCCTCGAAGACGACGGACGACTACGACAAGGTGTCCGCGATCAACTTCACCTGGACGATCCCTGGGCCCCTGATCGGCGATACCCGGACGACGCGCCAGATGTGGGGAGAGAACATCACGTTCGGCTGGTCGCAATGGAACCTGAGCTATCCCGTCAAGCTCGTCGCGCGGGACACAGGCTTCGGATCCGGCAAGCCGAACAACGGGACCCTCACACAGAACGTCAGCGTGCAGATCGACCACGCTCTGCACCCGTACCTGACCATCGTCCAGAGTTCCGTGAAGATCGACAACGCGAACCCCCAGAGCGGCCAGACGGTCACCATCACCCTGAACGTGACGAACACGGCCGGGTGGGGGACCGCGAGCCACGTCACAGTCCGCGTGTCGGAAAGCAGCGGCACCTCGTCGACCGACCTGTCGCCGACGTGGTCCATGGCCGACAAGAACGGGACGGCGCTGTCCAGCATCGCCCCCGGCGGGACCGCGGTGTTCAAGGTCTCCGTGAGCGTGATCGGCCAGGGCAACAAGACCCTCACGATCACAGTGTCGGATCAGAACATGCCGTACACCCTGAAGGGGAACACGGCGACCGTGTCGATCATCGTGCAACAGCCCGCGTGGGTGAACTACGCGATCATCGGCAGCGTGGTGGCGGTCTTCGCGGTCGTCATCTTCGCGATGTACTACCGCCGCAAGGTGAAGGCGGGCGACTGGCAGCCGCGGTTCCGGCGCGCGAAGGGCGGCAAGGACGAGGGCGGCAAGGAGAGGCCACGGAAGGAACGAGAAGCCAAGGAAGAGAAGAAGCGCCTGTGA